The following are encoded together in the Buchnera aphidicola (Acyrthosiphon lactucae) genome:
- the cysC gene encoding adenylyl-sulfate kinase, producing the protein MDNNFKNNIIWQKHSITRTKREKKNAHKSIAVWFTGLSGSGKSSIANFLEKILFKNKINSYLLDGDNIRSGLCSDLSFSVIDRQENIRRIGEVVKIMLDAGMIVLISVISPYRYQREMICQMIGKKNFLEIFVDTPISICESRDPKKLYKKARSGKISNFTGIQSIYEIPKKPDILLNGTDSLEDNSKKLIKMLYDHNVISFLNTN; encoded by the coding sequence ATGGATAATAATTTTAAAAATAATATTATTTGGCAAAAACATTCAATTACACGTACAAAACGTGAAAAAAAAAATGCTCATAAATCAATTGCAGTATGGTTTACTGGACTTTCAGGTTCAGGAAAATCAAGTATTGCTAATTTTTTAGAAAAAATACTATTTAAAAATAAAATTAATAGTTATTTATTAGATGGAGATAATATTAGATCTGGTCTATGTTCTGATTTAAGTTTTAGTGTTATTGATCGACAAGAAAATATTAGACGTATTGGAGAGGTAGTAAAAATAATGTTAGATGCTGGTATGATAGTATTAATATCAGTTATTTCTCCTTATAGATATCAAAGAGAAATGATTTGTCAAATGATAGGGAAAAAAAATTTTCTAGAAATATTTGTTGATACACCTATTAGTATTTGTGAATCTCGAGATCCTAAAAAATTATATAAGAAAGCTAGATCTGGAAAAATATCTAATTTTACTGGTATACAATCTATATACGAAATTCCAAAAAAACCTGACATTCTTTTAAATGGTACAGATTCTTTAGAAGATAATTCAAAGAAACTAATAAAAATGTTATATGATCATAATGTGATATCTTTTTTAAACACAAATTAA
- the cysN gene encoding sulfate adenylyltransferase subunit CysN — MNINTKDNFDRWFDLQQKKTLLKFLTCGSVDDGKSTLIGRLLHDTKQIYDDQLFSLKSDSKRHGTQGNKMDLALLVDGLQSEREQGITIDVAYRYFSTDKRKFIIADTPGHEQYTRNMVTGASTCDLSILLVDARKGLSKQTYRHSFISTLLGINHLVVAINKMDLVNYKKEVFKNIKEEFLLFSKKLPSNLNIFFIPMSALIGENIVFKKNFMPWYTGLTLLDFLETIKIENRTGSKEIRFPVQYINRPNPDFRGYSGILLSGRIHVGQPIKILPENIHSHISRIVTFDKDLKKAEMGQSITIVLKDEIDINRGDFFVNIESVLQPSQESIINIVWMTDNVLLKGQSYNIKLSGKKTRVYIKEVLFKIDINTLEKIKSNTLSLNSIGQVKVLFSEPMIFDSYSENRMTGNMIFIDLLTNITVGAGMIINGLEKKEKILINDKKDFESDFHNLISRYFPHWNIPKLSTKKVF; from the coding sequence ATGAATATTAACACAAAAGATAATTTTGACAGATGGTTTGATTTACAACAAAAAAAAACTTTATTAAAATTTTTAACATGTGGTAGTGTAGATGATGGAAAAAGTACATTAATTGGTCGCTTATTGCATGATACTAAACAAATTTATGATGATCAATTATTTTCTTTAAAAAGTGATAGTAAACGTCATGGAACACAGGGTAACAAAATGGATCTTGCATTATTAGTAGATGGTCTTCAATCTGAACGTGAGCAAGGAATTACAATTGATGTAGCTTATCGTTATTTTTCTACTGATAAAAGAAAATTTATTATTGCAGATACACCTGGACATGAACAATATACTAGAAATATGGTGACAGGAGCTTCCACATGTGATTTGTCTATTTTATTAGTTGATGCTAGAAAAGGCTTATCAAAACAAACTTACCGACATAGTTTTATTTCCACCTTACTCGGTATTAACCATTTAGTTGTTGCTATTAATAAAATGGATTTAGTGAACTACAAAAAAGAAGTATTTAAAAATATTAAAGAAGAATTTTTACTTTTTTCTAAAAAACTTCCTAGTAATTTAAATATTTTTTTTATTCCAATGTCTGCGTTAATTGGGGAAAATATTGTTTTTAAAAAAAATTTTATGCCTTGGTATACTGGTTTAACATTATTAGATTTTTTAGAAACGATAAAAATTGAAAATAGAACTGGTTCAAAAGAAATTAGGTTTCCAGTACAATATATAAATCGTCCTAATCCAGATTTTCGTGGATATTCTGGAATCTTGCTATCTGGAAGAATACATGTTGGACAACCTATTAAAATTTTACCTGAAAATATACATTCTCATATTTCTCGTATTGTAACTTTTGATAAAGACTTGAAAAAAGCAGAAATGGGTCAATCAATTACAATAGTTTTAAAAGATGAAATAGATATTAATCGTGGTGATTTTTTTGTAAATATTGAATCTGTTTTACAACCATCTCAAGAATCTATTATTAATATTGTTTGGATGACAGATAATGTTTTATTAAAAGGACAGTCATATAATATTAAGTTATCTGGTAAAAAAACACGTGTTTATATAAAAGAAGTTTTATTTAAGATCGATATTAATACTTTAGAAAAAATAAAAAGCAATACTCTTAGTTTAAACAGCATTGGTCAAGTTAAAGTTCTCTTTAGTGAACCTATGATTTTTGATAGTTATAGTGAAAATAGAATGACAGGTAATATGATTTTTATTGATCTTTTGACAAATATTACAGTAGGTGCTGGAATGATTATAAATGGTTTAGAAAAAAAAGAAAAAATATTAATTAATGACAAAAAAGATTTTGAATCAGATTTTCATAATTTAATTTCTCGATATTTTCCACATTGGAACATACCAAAACTTTCTACAAAAAAGGTTTTTTAA
- the cysD gene encoding sulfate adenylyltransferase subunit CysD, which yields MFKKNTTHLCQLESESIYIMREVIADFQNPVMLYSIGKDSSVMLHLAKKAFYPGSIPFPLLHIDTGWKFKEMYIFRDYIASNSKIELIIHSYSKGKSLGLNPFQHGGSKYTDVMKTEGLKEAINKYNFDSAFGGARRDEEKSRSKERIYSFRDSLHQWDPKKQRPELWWNYNGQINKGENIRVFPLSNWTELDIWQYIFLENIEIVPLYFAAMRPVLERNGVLIMIDDDRIEIQSNEIITEKMIRFRTLGCWPLTNAIESEAKNVQDVIKETLIVKTSERIGRTIDYDQKSSMEFKKRQGYF from the coding sequence ATGTTTAAAAAAAACACTACTCATTTATGTCAATTAGAATCAGAAAGTATTTATATAATGAGAGAAGTAATTGCAGATTTTCAAAATCCTGTAATGTTGTATTCTATTGGAAAAGATTCTTCAGTTATGTTACATCTAGCAAAAAAAGCTTTTTATCCTGGATCAATACCATTTCCTTTATTACATATAGATACTGGATGGAAGTTTAAAGAAATGTACATTTTCAGAGATTATATTGCTAGTAATTCAAAAATAGAATTAATAATTCATTCGTATTCTAAAGGAAAATCATTAGGTTTAAATCCTTTTCAACACGGAGGAAGTAAATATACTGATGTTATGAAAACAGAAGGGTTAAAAGAAGCTATAAATAAATATAATTTTGATTCTGCTTTTGGTGGAGCTAGACGAGATGAAGAAAAATCACGTTCTAAAGAACGCATATATTCTTTTCGTGATTCACTTCATCAATGGGATCCAAAAAAACAACGTCCTGAATTATGGTGGAACTATAATGGTCAAATCAATAAAGGAGAAAATATTCGTGTTTTTCCGCTTTCAAATTGGACTGAATTAGATATTTGGCAATATATTTTTTTAGAAAACATTGAAATTGTTCCACTTTATTTTGCTGCTATGCGTCCAGTTTTAGAGAGAAATGGAGTATTAATAATGATTGATGATGACCGTATTGAAATTCAGTCTAATGAAATAATAACAGAAAAAATGATTAGGTTTCGCACATTGGGTTGTTGGCCTTTAACTAATGCAATTGAATCAGAAGCTAAAAATGTTCAAGATGTGATTAAGGAAACTTTAATAGTTAAAACAAGCGAAAGAATTGGTCGAACTATTGATTACGATCAAAAAAGTTCAATGGAATTTAAAAAAAGACAAGGTTATTTTTAA
- the cysG gene encoding siroheme synthase CysG: MNYLPLFINLKSKNVLVIGAGEVAFNKIKLLLRSKAKVNVIAKELCLEMKSLLRHKKINWLSKKFDLIYLKKMFLVISATNDIKLNEYIFKKCNERCLLVNVVDDTLKCSFIFPSIIDRSPIVVAISSGGTAPVLLRLLREKIEAILPMKLGNVAKIAGKWRSVIQKHFSNLLERRRFWEKLFKSIFVNHILNGKKEQAIKILKENMHKNNLLPGEIILVGAGPGDSGLLTLKGLQILQEADVVLYDFLVSKDILDLIRRDAKTICVGKRAGFQNMNQDEIIKLLIFLAQKGKKVVRLKGGDPFIFGRGSEEIEAAKNAGINFQVVPGITSAIGISAYTGIPLTHRKYAQGVIFITGHKCINGFVNNWSILSDSSYTLVVYMGTFQAVYIAKKLITLGRSKSTPIAIISHGTTIHQKVIIGCLSEIEKIIQFTTTPSLLIIGDVVFLHKKLAWFQNENILNNIKKNFSIVKLL, from the coding sequence GTGAATTATCTTCCTCTTTTTATAAATTTAAAATCTAAAAACGTTTTAGTTATTGGTGCTGGAGAAGTAGCTTTTAATAAAATTAAATTACTGCTTCGTTCTAAAGCTAAAGTAAATGTTATTGCTAAAGAATTATGTTTAGAAATGAAATCTCTTTTGCGTCATAAGAAAATAAATTGGTTATCTAAAAAATTTGATTTAATTTATTTAAAGAAAATGTTTTTAGTAATTTCAGCTACAAACGATATAAAATTAAATGAATATATATTTAAAAAGTGTAATGAGCGTTGTTTATTAGTAAATGTAGTTGATGATACATTGAAATGTTCTTTTATTTTTCCTTCTATTATCGATCGTTCTCCTATAGTTGTAGCTATTTCTTCTGGAGGCACTGCTCCTGTATTATTACGTTTATTACGTGAAAAAATTGAAGCAATTTTACCGATGAAACTAGGTAACGTTGCTAAAATCGCAGGTAAATGGAGATCAGTAATTCAAAAACATTTTTCGAATCTTTTAGAAAGACGTCGATTTTGGGAAAAATTATTTAAGAGTATTTTTGTTAATCATATTCTTAATGGGAAAAAAGAACAAGCAATTAAAATTTTAAAAGAAAATATGCATAAAAATAATTTATTACCAGGTGAAATTATTTTAGTAGGTGCTGGACCAGGAGATAGTGGTTTATTAACTTTAAAAGGATTGCAAATATTACAGGAAGCAGATGTTGTTTTATATGATTTTTTAGTTTCTAAAGATATTTTAGATCTTATTCGTCGTGATGCAAAAACTATATGTGTTGGAAAACGTGCTGGTTTTCAAAATATGAATCAGGATGAAATTATTAAATTATTAATTTTTTTAGCACAAAAAGGTAAAAAAGTAGTACGTTTAAAAGGTGGAGATCCTTTTATTTTTGGACGAGGTAGTGAAGAAATAGAAGCTGCAAAAAATGCAGGCATTAATTTTCAAGTTGTACCCGGTATTACTTCAGCAATTGGTATTTCCGCTTATACTGGAATACCATTGACACATCGAAAATATGCACAAGGTGTTATATTTATTACAGGACATAAGTGTATTAATGGTTTTGTAAATAATTGGTCAATTTTATCTGATTCATCTTATACCTTAGTTGTATATATGGGTACTTTTCAGGCCGTATATATTGCTAAAAAACTAATTACATTAGGTCGATCAAAATCAACACCAATAGCAATTATTTCTCATGGAACTACTATTCATCAAAAAGTTATTATAGGATGTTTAAGTGAAATTGAAAAAATAATTCAATTTACTACAACTCCATCTTTATTAATTATTGGAGATGTTGTTTTTTTACATAAAAAATTAGCATGGTTTCAAAATGAAAATATATTGAATAACATAAAAAAAAACTTTTCTATAGTAAAATTGCTTTAA
- a CDS encoding phosphoadenylyl-sulfate reductase has protein sequence MSIFRMKKIYLLDVENRNKILSESNLLLSKYSAEERISWALKNLPHIHIMSSSFGIQSIVLIHLITKQKSDIPIILIDTGYLFPETYNFIDILTNKFNLNLKVFRSKISPAWQEARYGKLWEKGLNGINFYNNINKVQPMNFALNELSAETWFAGLRHDQSKSRNLLPYLSIQKGIFKILPILDWSNNKIQSYMKKNNLDVHPLYKNGYSSVGDVHTTTKHMPGMLEEETRFFGLKRECGLHEN, from the coding sequence ATGTCTATTTTTCGTATGAAAAAAATTTATCTATTAGATGTTGAAAATAGAAATAAAATATTATCTGAATCTAATTTACTTCTATCAAAATATTCTGCAGAAGAACGTATTTCTTGGGCATTAAAAAATTTACCTCATATACATATCATGTCATCTAGTTTTGGGATTCAATCAATAGTTTTGATACATCTGATTACTAAACAAAAATCTGATATTCCGATAATATTAATTGATACGGGTTATTTATTTCCTGAAACATATAATTTTATTGATATATTAACTAATAAATTTAATTTAAATTTAAAAGTTTTTAGATCAAAAATATCTCCAGCATGGCAGGAAGCACGATATGGAAAATTATGGGAAAAGGGACTAAATGGAATTAATTTTTATAATAATATTAATAAAGTACAGCCGATGAATTTTGCTTTAAATGAATTATCAGCTGAAACATGGTTTGCTGGATTACGTCATGATCAATCAAAAAGTCGAAATTTATTACCATATCTTTCTATTCAAAAAGGAATATTTAAAATTTTACCCATATTAGATTGGTCTAATAATAAAATACAGAGTTATATGAAAAAAAATAATTTAGATGTTCATCCTTTATATAAGAATGGATATTCATCCGTAGGAGATGTACATACTACTACAAAACACATGCCTGGTATGCTAGAGGAAGAAACTCGTTTTTTTGGATTAAAACGAGAATGTGGTTTGCATGAGAATTAA
- the cysI gene encoding assimilatory sulfite reductase (NADPH) hemoprotein subunit codes for MEKNYNKIVTEKELTDAERIKKNSNYLRGTIVNDLKNEITNGFSGDNFSLIRFHGMYQQDDRDLRIERNEQKLEPRHAMMLRCRLPGGVIKAKKWLKIDDFASKNTLYGTIRLTNRQTFQFHGILKKKLKNVHKMLHNIGLDSLATANDVNRNVLCTSNPMESSIHQQAYEWAQKISNFLLPHTKAYAEIWLDQKKIITTDKEPILGRTYLPRKFKTTLVIPPYNDVDLYANDMNFVVISENKKIIGFNVLVGGGLSFIHGNKNTWPFLAVEIGYISIENTLSIAKAIVTVQRDWGNRTDRTNAKTRYTIKNFGLDAFKKEIEIRANITFEPIRDYNFISRGDRFGWIKDINNNWSLTLFIQNGRIYDHDDKLYKTGLAKIASIHDGNFRITSNQNIIVSEVSEKNKNQIEKIALSYGLMNKISNLRQNSMACVSFPTCPLAMAEAERMLSCFVTQLENIMLKYGVEKETIILRVSGCPNGCGRSLLAEIGLIGKSLSRYNLYIGGNRIGNRISKIYKENITEKEILIHLKHLIKTWSNERRKNEDFGDFVIRKKIIKEIINPINDFWS; via the coding sequence ATGGAAAAAAACTATAATAAAATAGTTACAGAAAAAGAATTAACTGATGCAGAACGTATTAAAAAAAATAGTAATTATCTTCGAGGCACGATTGTTAATGATTTAAAAAATGAGATTACCAATGGTTTTAGTGGAGATAATTTTTCACTTATTCGATTTCATGGTATGTATCAGCAAGATGATCGTGATTTGCGTATAGAACGTAATGAACAGAAACTAGAACCTCGTCATGCAATGATGCTTCGTTGTCGATTACCTGGTGGAGTGATTAAAGCAAAAAAATGGTTAAAAATTGATGATTTTGCTAGTAAAAATACATTATATGGAACTATTCGATTAACTAATCGTCAAACTTTTCAATTCCATGGAATTTTAAAAAAAAAATTAAAAAACGTGCATAAAATGTTGCACAATATAGGATTAGATTCATTGGCTACTGCTAATGATGTAAATAGAAATGTACTTTGTACATCAAATCCTATGGAATCTTCAATCCATCAACAAGCCTATGAATGGGCACAGAAAATTTCAAATTTTTTATTACCACATACTAAAGCATATGCAGAAATTTGGTTAGATCAAAAAAAAATTATTACAACAGATAAAGAACCTATATTAGGAAGAACATATTTACCTAGAAAATTTAAAACAACATTAGTAATTCCACCATATAATGATGTAGATTTATATGCTAATGATATGAACTTTGTTGTTATTTCGGAAAATAAAAAAATTATTGGTTTTAATGTATTAGTTGGGGGAGGATTATCTTTTATTCATGGAAATAAAAATACATGGCCATTTCTTGCAGTAGAAATAGGTTATATTTCCATAGAAAATACTCTCTCTATTGCTAAAGCTATAGTAACAGTTCAAAGAGATTGGGGAAATCGTACTGATCGAACAAACGCTAAAACTAGGTATACTATAAAAAACTTTGGTTTAGATGCTTTTAAAAAAGAAATTGAGATACGAGCAAATATTACTTTTGAACCAATTCGTGATTATAATTTTATCAGTAGAGGAGATAGATTTGGTTGGATTAAAGATATTAATAATAATTGGAGTTTAACATTATTTATTCAAAATGGCCGTATATATGATCATGATGATAAATTATATAAAACTGGATTAGCAAAAATAGCAAGTATTCATGATGGTAATTTTAGAATTACATCTAATCAAAATATAATAGTTTCTGAAGTATCTGAAAAAAATAAAAACCAAATAGAAAAAATAGCTTTATCATATGGATTAATGAATAAAATCAGTAATTTACGTCAAAATTCTATGGCATGTGTTTCATTTCCTACTTGTCCTTTAGCAATGGCTGAAGCAGAACGTATGTTATCTTGTTTTGTTACTCAACTAGAAAATATCATGTTAAAATATGGTGTAGAAAAAGAGACAATAATTTTACGTGTTTCTGGATGTCCTAACGGTTGTGGAAGATCTTTATTAGCTGAAATTGGTTTAATAGGAAAATCTCTTAGTCGATATAATTTATATATAGGAGGAAATCGAATCGGAAATCGAATTTCAAAAATTTATAAAGAAAATATTACTGAAAAAGAAATATTAATTCATTTAAAACATCTAATTAAAACTTGGTCTAATGAACGAAGAAAAAATGAAGATTTTGGAGATTTTGTTATCAGAAAAAAAATTATTAAAGAAATCATTAATCCTATTAATGATTTTTGGAGTTAG
- a CDS encoding assimilatory sulfite reductase (NADPH) flavoprotein subunit yields the protein MKNQNMSDILLPLSSEQLNNLKQLESTCTNIQSAWLSGYFWKIANQRSDTKSLTINQSNKSNQVITIISASQTGNAKSLSERLHEYFNKNNKISRLINASDYKFKKIKDEKILILIISTQGEGEPPEEALSLYKFIMSKNAPNLSNLYYSIFGLGDTSYNLFCQAGKDFDKRFKELGGNSLLDRFDSDIEYEDNYNKWSQDLLNSIDNKEINSKNSLLSSGKEDRTKFSKSYYTKKNPAKAIILTNQKITGRNSEKDIRHIEIDITNLNINYIPGDAVGVWYKNNIDLVKNMLELLSINMFDTIKIKNDLITIVDALQNNFELTTNTKNIVKNYAIITNNKFLKNIISNDANLQNYTIQTPLIKMINDYPSKLSSEQLISLLRPLTPRLYSISSSQAETQDEIHITVGVVKNLISGRLYLGGASGYLAESLKPDDTIKIFIETNNNFRLPVDQNTPIIMIGSGTGIAPFRSFMQQRDNDGSNGKNWIFFGNPNFTEDFLYQTEWQQYVKKGLITNMHLAWSRDQEHKVYVQDRIRENGKEIWSWIEEGAEIYVCGNASKMAKDVEKALLDIITKNSGLNIEDSHEFLNNLRVNKRYKRDVY from the coding sequence ATGAAAAATCAAAATATGTCTGATATTTTACTTCCATTGAGTTCAGAACAATTAAATAATTTAAAACAACTTGAAAGTACTTGTACTAATATTCAAAGTGCTTGGTTATCAGGTTATTTCTGGAAAATTGCCAATCAAAGATCTGATACAAAATCTCTGACAATAAATCAATCAAATAAAAGTAATCAAGTTATTACTATTATTTCTGCATCTCAAACTGGTAATGCAAAGTCATTATCTGAACGTCTTCATGAATATTTTAATAAAAATAATAAAATAAGTCGTTTAATTAATGCAAGTGATTATAAATTTAAAAAAATAAAAGATGAAAAAATATTAATTTTAATTATTTCAACTCAAGGTGAAGGTGAACCTCCAGAGGAAGCATTATCTTTATATAAGTTTATAATGTCAAAAAATGCTCCTAATTTGAGTAATTTATATTATAGTATTTTTGGGTTAGGAGATACTTCTTATAATTTATTTTGTCAAGCAGGAAAAGATTTTGATAAAAGATTCAAAGAATTAGGTGGAAATTCTTTATTAGATCGATTTGATTCTGATATTGAATATGAAGATAATTATAATAAATGGTCTCAAGACTTGTTGAATTCTATTGATAATAAAGAAATAAATTCTAAAAATTCTTTATTATCTTCAGGAAAAGAAGATAGAACTAAATTTTCAAAATCTTATTATACAAAAAAAAATCCTGCTAAAGCTATTATTTTAACGAATCAAAAAATTACTGGTCGTAATTCTGAAAAAGATATTCGTCATATTGAAATTGATATTACAAATTTGAATATTAATTATATACCTGGTGATGCAGTTGGTGTGTGGTATAAAAATAATATTGATTTAGTAAAAAATATGTTAGAATTACTCTCTATTAACATGTTTGATACAATTAAAATTAAAAATGATTTGATTACAATTGTTGATGCTTTACAAAATAATTTTGAATTAACAACTAATACTAAAAATATTGTTAAAAATTATGCAATTATCACAAATAATAAATTTTTAAAAAATATCATATCTAATGATGCAAATTTACAAAATTATACAATTCAAACTCCTTTAATTAAAATGATAAATGATTATCCATCAAAGTTATCTTCTGAACAATTAATCAGTTTACTTCGTCCATTAACACCTAGATTATATTCTATTTCTTCTTCGCAAGCAGAAACTCAGGATGAAATTCACATTACTGTCGGAGTTGTAAAAAATTTAATTTCTGGTCGATTATATTTAGGAGGAGCTTCAGGTTATCTTGCAGAATCTTTAAAACCTGATGATACAATAAAAATTTTTATTGAAACTAACAATAATTTTAGATTACCTGTCGATCAAAATACTCCAATAATAATGATTGGTTCAGGAACAGGAATTGCTCCGTTTCGTTCTTTTATGCAGCAAAGAGACAATGATGGATCTAACGGAAAAAATTGGATTTTTTTTGGAAATCCTAATTTTACTGAAGATTTTTTATATCAAACAGAGTGGCAACAATATGTCAAAAAAGGACTTATTACGAATATGCATCTAGCTTGGTCGCGGGATCAGGAACATAAAGTATATGTACAAGATAGAATAAGAGAAAATGGAAAAGAAATATGGTCCTGGATAGAAGAAGGAGCTGAAATATATGTGTGTGGAAACGCTTCTAAAATGGCAAAAGATGTTGAAAAAGCATTATTAGATATTATTACTAAAAATAGTGGTTTAAATATTGAAGATTCTCATGAATTTTTAAATAATCTTCGTGTAAATAAACGTTATAAAAGAGATGTATATTAA